One Triticum urartu cultivar G1812 unplaced genomic scaffold, Tu2.1 TuUngrouped_contig_7000, whole genome shotgun sequence genomic window, catccaagaatgataatataacggcatgaatacttcataaattatagatacgttggaggcgtacCAACCACACTGCATTGCGCGGCCCccaccacccaccgtaaccgggaactcaccgaaattttcctcgccctcgcttctaccatgatttttaacgtcatggacggcccaaagattATCATGCAGGTGCGTCTTCGACcggcccaggacgaaaagcccattttctctcatgattttttgtcataaaagtaggagccaccacatctatgatgatgcgtgtttttgtcacaattatcgtcatagaagtctCATAACCATGACAGAAAAAGTTTTCGTTCAGCCataatgtcacagatgtgtcttctTTTTGTAGTGTTCGCTGGCCATCGAGTTGGCAAGGAGGATGAGAAGTTGGAAAGGGCTCAAGGATTTTTGGTGTTGGATCTTGAGGAAGACAAAGGCAAGGGGGTTGAGGGCGTAAAACCACAATGCTCACCTTTCTTATACCTTTTATAACTCGCAGTCACCAGCCCAGCACGACGCATTGCAGTAATATCGCTAGTTCTCCAAGCACCGTGTATTAAGAGCGCATGAGGAACGAGGAATTTGGTTGATCGTGTTGCTAAGAAACCGGCACACCATCTCTATTGATTTTACATATCAATGACCATGGTCTCGAAACGCGGTCACACATCATGATGACCCTTGAGGCTGACCATACAACAGTGATAGGGGTGGTGATGCTTCGGTCCGGTCGGTTTGTCAGGGCTGGATCTAACACGAACCTTATCCTTGACCGTGAAAGCTTTGTTGCTAAGGTATCTATTCTTTTTATTATTGCTCAGACACTAAGACACCTCGGATGCCCGAGGTACGCGTCTCCTCGGCCAAAGAGACAAACCAGTTGGGGGGAGTATGCGCAAGATTGAAATAGTTTGCAAGACCAAAGAGTGAAGAAGCCCAGCAGTTCGGGGAACCAGGAGAGTCCTTGGcatgaagaccggttcaggggctactgacggagtcctggattaggggatccTCGGCTAGTCGAATAGCCTCCACTAGGGTTGGGCCGAGGAACCCCCTAGGCCTGTCATTAATGGGCCTTAGTCAGGCCCCTAAGCATCTCGAAAAAATCATCTAAAGACTTTGAGTGTACTCAAAGATATAAAAGTTGTCCTTGGCAAGCTTACCCCTAAGAtgtaaccgactatgtgtaaACCCTAGGTACCCCTGGTGTTTATATAAACAGAGGGACCAGGGACATAGAGAGGACAACACATTGACATgagatctcgaggtagatcactTGTACTTGGTACGCCGCTCACGATCAATACAACAGagtaggatgtagggttttacctcctcgagagggctcgaacctgggtaaacaccatCTCCCCTGTGTCCTCATTACCATCTAGCCAACACTACGagatcgggaccccctacccgagatacaTCGGTTTAGCTCTAACACCATGGCATGTGAGGCTGCGAGAGGAGACCACGCTGAGGGCCATGTGCGGGGGCACCGAGGCCACAGGGAGGAGGCCGCGCGCATGGGCTAGTGATGTTTAGAATCTTAGCCATAACTGGTTTCTAGGAATCTGTAGCCCAAACAAAGGGGTCTTAATACTACGGTTTTCCATCAacccaaataaaataaaatcgtcgGAACACCGTGTTCGATCTTTTTATTTCAGAGGGGAACCTAACCATCTTGTGCCACTTTTGGAAGATACATGTGTAGCTTAATCACAAGTTTAGACCATAAATTGCGTTGTCCTCAACGCCCAAATAACTTAAGGAGGGAAATGCCCTTTCAGAGGTAGTCTTGGAGCAGCAATGCAGGTAATGTGATTTGTTCGTGGACGAATGTTGGATGATGACGGCCGCTAGGGTTAAAGGTGTATATACAAGGGCTCTCACAAAGCCTCCTGCGTGGATGTAGTTTCTCTCCATTGATCCAAGGGCTCTAGATTAGCCAAATTCAATCTCAATACCTCCCTTGATGGTCAAGAAGGTCATAGGAACAAACAGGGATGAAATCCACGAAGAATCCCATCCAATCTGAGCGATTTCATGCTTTTCTGTGGGTGGTACGACCCAGCGTGGTCGTACTTAGCGTCATCAAACGTCGTGGACCCCtttagtaaaatgggcataacttctTCGTACAAACTCCAATTTTGACGTTCTTGGCCTCATTGGAATCGCGTGAACAAAGTTGGTGCACCTATGGTATTAGATCTTCATTTTGAGCACTTTAGAAAAATGTTGTTTTTTACACTCCAAATGCACAAGTGTGGTGCCTAGAAGTCCTCTGTGTTGAACCCCATCCTTAGTCTTTTCGGCGTGCTTGGCCTATGGTTGCTTCAAAACACCTGTAgataaaacaaaacaaaacaaaacaaaggaaaCTAATAAAAACTAAATAAAACCACAACCTATGCAATGCTCATAATAAAAAGAGTAAAAACCAATAATCATGCATAATGGACATGTATTGATTCAATGGGACATGATATATGGAGATGGTGTGCAATAAATAAGCTCTAAAAATGCGTATAAAATAGAGCCACTCAATTATCATCGTGGTGTGGTTGCTTCCATCGAGCACTCCATTAAGTCACTAGCACATCGATTGAGCTTAATTCAGCAATTTGCAATCATTAGGTTGGTCGTGTGGCTCAAGTAGATCATGGCAGAAGTAGTGAACTAACGGAGGACGGGCTGGTGACTACTTGTACAATTTATTTATAAATTGTTTGCACTCAAGTTGAACTTGACAGCTCAGCTACACAGACGAGTTATACAGCCAGAGGGAGCCAAAAATTATGGGCTTTTATCATGTTCTATTGTTGGGCTTTGCTTCACAACAACGTATATCATGTTCTATTGTTCTAGAGAGACAGGAAGGATTATCCAATCCAACCAAAGGCTAAATTATCATTCGTTGCACAAGTGCATAACACTGACAATAACGATGATGATATTGATGAAGTCTCAAATCCTAATGGCAATGCCACTCCAATCATCATTGCAAATAGGCCACCCGAAAGGAGAGGTGAGAAAGATAAAGGAATGGAGAAACAATAATCTTCAAGACTATATGGATCGTACATGGACGACAGTCGTAGTTGGCGGGTCTCCTGGTAAGTTGGAAGAAACAAAAAACAAGTACTTGAGATGGTCCGAGGTTTAAGGCAATGAAGGAGCGCAAAGTGGCATGTGAGGAGGCAGCAATCGAAGAAAAGAAGTTGCGAGCCTGGCTTCCATCAAATCAACATCCTAATTGAAGGCATTGCAGAAGAAACAAAATGGAGCAAGACTACAAGCTTCCGTACCATGAGTAGAAAAAAGCACAAATTTAGCATCAAAGATGGCAAGAGGTAGGAGAGCACATGGCAGTGTGGATGGATGGATACAAAGGTGAAAATGGCAATGGTGATGTAGGAGTGATTTTTCTATAATCATGATGTTCTCTCATATGGTGCATGTTTGATCTTTGTTTTTTAACCATTTGTTATGTCTACATGAATTAATTTAAATTTAAATTTTAAATCAAACTTCATGATTGTGTTTTGAAGTGATGTTCAACTATGTGTGTCCAAAATTACATTATTTAAATTAGTACAGTGATAAAATAATCTTGCATATGCCTATTATTAAAGAGAAATGAAAAAACTCGTTTTAAGGGATATATTGTGATAAGGAGGCTTGCTGGAAATGCACACCTGAGAATCACCCCTGAATTGACACCCTGTATAACCAGTTTTTGGGAGTTTTTATGTGACTTGTTGTAGATGCTTCAAGAGAAAAACAAGTTGATTCTAATCAGGTGTCAAATTGTTTCACTCTTGCAGCAAATGTACTGTCCTGTAAATCATCAGGCAAAAGGGGAGCTACAAGCCTCATTCATACACACTTGGAAAACCAGCGAAAAGGAGCATGCATCGCGATGTGCGGCTGTTCTGGGTGGAGACGAGAGTTTCTAAAGAGCGGAAGGTTTCATTTATTCAAAACATCCAGAGGAGCAGCTGCCCTTCGAATGTGGATTTACGCCAGGCATGAGTAGGCCAACGCCTTCTCCTCTGACAGCTCCTGGGCGGTCGCATCCATCTTCTTCCTCGAGAACTCATCGATCGGGAGCCCTGCAAGATGACATACAATAAATATTAGGCAAGATGCTACAAATTAATGTGGTCACACATGTGCGTGACTGACAAGTAGAAGCATGGGAAGAATATATAAACCAAAAAAACTGCCATGCGGTAAGAGTGTTGCGTCGACACCCACCTTGAACAATTGTCCATTCACCACCACTGCACGTTACTGGGAAGGAGTAGATAAGACCAGCAGGCACACCGTATGAACCATCAGAGTACACACCCATGGAAACAAATGTTCCCTGTGATCCACAAACTCAGCGTGTTAAAAGGCTGCATGTAAATAAGCCAAATACCAAAATGGTCCAAGGGCTTAAACAGACCTCAGCGGTTCCCAGAACCCAGTCACGGATGTGATCACAAGCTGAGCTGGCAGCAGAGAGAGCACTGGAGAGCTTCCTCGCTTTGATGATTGCAGCACCACGCTGCTGGACAGTGGCAATGAACTCCCCATTTAGCCTGCGGAAAGAGGATAACACCATTATTAGATCCTATGAAGGAAAATGGATCTGACAACAGAACTTAATATTTTCAGCATTTCTCATTTACCATTCATCATCTTGAACAAGTTCACGAACAGGCTTCTCTCCACTGGGAGTCTTCACAGTGGCATGGTTAACATCAGGATACTGACTGGACGAGTGATTACCCCAGATAATAGCATTCTTAACGTCAGAAACTTGGACACCAAGTCTCTCAGAAATCTGACCGAGTGCCCTGTTGTGGTCTAGGCGGGTCAAACAACTGATGTTCTTCTCAGGGATAGATGGAGCAAACTCCTTCAGGATGAGAGCATTGGTGTTTGCTGGGTTGGCAACAACCAAAACCTACAAAAACAGCACAAAAATGTGAATTTATATACAAAAAATAGTTGCAAAAAACGTATTGAACTTTGCATGGCTTTTCAAGCTAACTAAGAAACACCATAACTGAGACTCAAGTTTGTCCCTAAATAAGTCCACACTATTTATGTATTTCTTAATGCGTCCAAATACAGATGTGAACAAATAAAGAGGAATGTCCAACTAATCTTACAAGTTAGGGGTGAGTCTATTTTACTATGGTCTTATGCCACATTCAGTACAAAATGCATCACCATGCTAAGGTCTGGGGCGGAGCTACGGCTGGGCCAACCTGTGCCCTGGCCCGCCCAGCCAATGTAAATCTCTGTAATATACACCTGCTATTAGGCCATGAAACAAAAACGTTGTAGTAATTTTCTTCAGCACGGCCTCGCTGGCCCGCCCAGCAATTAGTGTGAAGCTCTGCCACTGGCTAAGGTTTGCCCTTCAATAAGCCAGTATTTTCTCGAGATACTTTTTAATGCATCAAAGGCACATGTGAAGATAAGAATGAATTGTCCAAGAAATGTTATAACTTGCTGAGTAGTCTATTTATGGTTTTATCATGGTCTTTTCACCATCTAACTGAATGCATGTTGCCACTGACAAACATTGGTAAGACAAAAGGTACAGTCTATATAGCCAATAATTCATACCTTGCAATTGGGGGCTGCATGAGCTTCAAGAGCAGATGCTTGAGCTTTGTAGATTGAAACATTTTTCGTCATAACATCCTTCCTTTCCATTCCTTCCTTCCTGGGGAATCCACCAACCATAACCGCAACATTCACACCAGTGCAAGCCTCAACAACATCAG contains:
- the LOC125531389 gene encoding malate dehydrogenase, cytoplasmic (The sequence of the model RefSeq protein was modified relative to this genomic sequence to represent the inferred CDS: added 43 bases not found in genome assembly) codes for the protein MAAKEPMRVLVTGAAGQIGYALVPMIARGVMLGADQPVILHMLDIEFAAEALKGVKMELIDAAFPLLKGVVATTDVVEACTGVNVAVMVGGFPRKEGMERKDVMTKNVSIYKAQASALEAHAAPNCKVLVVANPANTNALILKEFAPSIPEKNISCLTRLDHNRALGQISERLGVQVSDVKNAIIWGNHSSSQYPDVNHATVKTPSGEKPVRELVQDDEWLNGEFIATVQQRGAAIIKARKLSSALSAASSACDHIRDWVLGTAEGTFVSMGVYSDGSYGVPAGLIYSFPVTCSGGEWTIVQGLPIDEFSRKKMDATAQELSEEKALAYSCLA